From one Peredibacter starrii genomic stretch:
- a CDS encoding flagellar hook protein FlgE, with product MSILSSFNIGVTGLNAAGQSMGVIGDNIANAGTHGFKSSRAEFQDMLANSLKGIDGGDQMGSGTKLAHITSQFTQGTVARTQNITDLAINGNGFFVVDAPFGKGYTRDGAFHFDKEGYMINGDGYKVQGFQPDEKGNITNKQGAIKLGNTNIAATPTSEIKMSMNLDSRDGVKVFDPKNPDKTSNFNTSVTVYDSVGTARLVTLYFNKQADGATWEYHAMVDGADAQNGVPGQMQEMANGKLRFNQKGLLEEEIPGMNSFNFNKGAQANQQIALNFGSSLKEGGTGLDAATQFGSKSSVARHSQDGASAATLASMSFNDDGVLTAVYDNGVQRELGQVAVAKFENNEGLFKTGKNLFKETRKSGQAALGKPGADGRGEVLAKSIEQSNVDIAQEFIALMGAQRNFQANTRTITTSDQMLQEVLNIKR from the coding sequence ATGAGTATTCTTTCGTCTTTTAACATCGGTGTTACAGGTCTAAATGCTGCTGGTCAATCAATGGGTGTTATCGGTGATAACATTGCCAACGCTGGTACTCACGGTTTCAAATCTTCTCGCGCTGAATTCCAAGACATGCTTGCCAACTCTCTTAAAGGGATCGATGGCGGTGACCAAATGGGTTCAGGTACAAAACTAGCTCACATCACTTCTCAATTTACTCAGGGTACAGTTGCTCGTACTCAAAACATTACTGACCTTGCAATCAATGGTAACGGCTTCTTCGTAGTAGATGCACCATTCGGTAAAGGTTATACACGTGACGGTGCCTTCCACTTCGATAAAGAAGGTTACATGATCAACGGTGATGGTTACAAAGTTCAAGGTTTCCAGCCGGACGAAAAAGGTAACATCACAAACAAACAAGGCGCGATCAAACTAGGTAATACTAACATCGCTGCTACTCCAACTTCAGAAATTAAAATGTCGATGAACCTTGATTCACGCGACGGTGTTAAAGTTTTCGATCCAAAGAATCCGGACAAGACTTCTAACTTCAATACTTCAGTAACTGTTTACGATTCAGTTGGTACTGCTCGTCTAGTTACTCTTTACTTCAACAAGCAAGCTGATGGCGCTACATGGGAATACCATGCAATGGTTGACGGTGCTGACGCTCAAAACGGTGTTCCAGGACAAATGCAGGAAATGGCGAACGGTAAACTTCGCTTTAACCAGAAAGGTCTTCTTGAAGAAGAAATTCCAGGGATGAACTCTTTCAACTTCAATAAAGGTGCTCAAGCTAACCAGCAAATCGCCCTTAACTTCGGTTCTTCTCTTAAAGAAGGCGGTACTGGTCTTGATGCTGCTACTCAGTTCGGTTCTAAGTCATCTGTTGCTCGTCACTCTCAAGATGGTGCATCTGCTGCGACACTTGCTTCAATGTCGTTCAATGATGATGGTGTTCTTACAGCGGTATACGATAACGGTGTTCAACGTGAACTTGGTCAGGTTGCTGTTGCAAAATTCGAAAACAACGAAGGTCTATTCAAAACTGGTAAGAACCTTTTCAAAGAAACTCGTAAATCAGGCCAGGCCGCTCTTGGTAAGCCGGGTGCTGATGGTCGCGGTGAAGTTCTTGCAAAATCGATTGAACAGTCTAACGTAGATATCGCTCAAGAGTTCATCGCTCTAATGGGTGCTCAACGTAACTTCCAAGCGAACACAAGAACAATCACTACATCTGACCAGATGTTACAAGAAGTGCTTAACATTAAGAGATAA
- a CDS encoding TIGR02530 family flagellar biosynthesis protein: MSKVNSFLIPNVSSLPSDVQKAEKTNALKQGEKSEFKGLVDQLSQQDLRQPQVTEKQVGHDVNVSTHAMKRLQERNIELDGNEYMKLKEAISKLRTKGGHDSLVITNKAAYVVDVDKNTVVTAVDKNNMNENVFTKIDSTIFMM; this comes from the coding sequence ATGAGTAAGGTGAATTCATTCTTAATCCCTAACGTTTCGTCGTTACCTTCTGATGTTCAGAAGGCAGAGAAAACGAACGCGCTAAAACAGGGTGAGAAGAGCGAGTTCAAAGGTTTAGTAGATCAACTGTCTCAGCAAGACCTTCGTCAACCGCAGGTCACTGAAAAGCAAGTTGGTCATGATGTGAATGTTTCAACTCATGCAATGAAAAGATTGCAGGAGAGAAATATAGAGCTTGATGGAAATGAGTACATGAAGCTTAAAGAAGCGATCAGTAAGTTACGTACGAAGGGCGGTCACGATTCACTCGTGATTACAAACAAGGCCGCTTACGTCGTTGATGTGGACAAGAACACGGTTGTAACGGCCGTAGACAAGAACAACATGAACGAAAACGTTTTTACTAAAATCGATTCGACGATATTTATGATGTAA
- a CDS encoding flagellar hook assembly protein FlgD — translation MPEIGRPITPQQQQYQQVTMGPKSLGGQKSEKQIREDIINKATGYKPKNELFKEGPHNQMGKDEFMKLLTFQLQNQDPMNPMDQSKFTGELAQFSQLEQLTNLNKKFDEGNKNQGIQDKFYAASFIGKKVVTNGSSINLKESGDPGDVLFKLDGDSAKVMVRILDEKNNVMGEIWKDGMSGGSHQVTWDGVALDGSPAVKGTYHAQVKAWDHMGNEVGTRTEATGTVQSVTFDEGEPVLTVNGQKVFLRDVKSFHTAETQTHFSNSNAAQATNSGLSGHDGSIQFNNAANAKSVPTQQAMNAYGENTGIYD, via the coding sequence ATGCCTGAAATTGGACGTCCAATAACTCCACAACAGCAGCAGTATCAGCAGGTCACTATGGGCCCTAAGAGCCTTGGTGGTCAAAAGTCTGAGAAACAGATTCGTGAAGACATCATCAATAAGGCCACTGGTTATAAGCCCAAGAACGAATTGTTCAAAGAGGGCCCACATAACCAAATGGGTAAAGATGAGTTCATGAAGCTTTTAACTTTCCAGCTTCAAAACCAAGATCCAATGAATCCAATGGATCAAAGTAAGTTCACGGGTGAACTTGCTCAGTTCTCGCAACTAGAGCAGTTAACAAACTTGAACAAGAAGTTTGATGAAGGGAACAAGAACCAGGGCATTCAAGATAAGTTCTATGCCGCTTCTTTCATTGGTAAGAAAGTTGTTACGAATGGTTCATCAATTAATTTGAAAGAATCTGGTGATCCAGGTGATGTTCTTTTTAAACTCGACGGTGATTCTGCCAAAGTTATGGTGAGAATTCTCGATGAGAAAAACAACGTAATGGGTGAGATCTGGAAGGACGGTATGTCTGGTGGATCACATCAAGTAACGTGGGACGGAGTAGCGCTTGACGGTTCTCCAGCTGTGAAAGGAACTTACCATGCTCAAGTGAAAGCTTGGGATCACATGGGTAATGAAGTAGGAACAAGAACTGAAGCAACTGGTACTGTTCAGTCAGTAACATTTGATGAAGGTGAACCTGTTCTTACAGTGAATGGACAAAAAGTATTTTTGAGAGACGTGAAGAGCTTTCACACTGCTGAAACTCAGACTCATTTCTCGAATAGTAATGCAGCACAGGCAACAAATTCCGGCTTGTCGGGGCATGATGGTTCGATACAATTTAATAACGCAGCAAATGCGAAAAGTGTTCCAACACAACAAGCGATGAACGCTTACGGTGAGAACACAGGAATTTACGATTAA